A single genomic interval of Sinorhizobium garamanticum harbors:
- the fliG gene encoding flagellar motor switch protein FliG, whose product MMDFESFGAQTPAHPLSQTDKAAAVLLAMGKSVAGKLLKFFTQSELQAIIAAAQSLRSIPPHELEALVNEFEDLFTEGAGLMDNARAIESILEEGLTPDEVDGLLGRRATFQSYEANIWDRLQECDPVLVAQSLAKEHPQTIAYVLSMMPSSFGAKVLLQLSETQRPDILNRAVNIKNVSPKAAGIIEARVMEMIDEMEAERNSPGPAKIAEVMNELEKGQVDTLLASLETISTDSAKRVRPKIFLFDDILFMPQRSRVQLFNDVSTDIITMALRGSAPELRESILASIGARQRRMIESDLAVGDAGINPRDIAIARRSITQEAIRLAASGQLELKEAEAA is encoded by the coding sequence ATGATGGATTTCGAAAGTTTCGGGGCGCAGACGCCGGCACATCCGCTGAGCCAGACAGACAAGGCGGCCGCCGTATTGCTTGCCATGGGCAAGTCCGTGGCCGGGAAGCTCTTGAAGTTCTTCACCCAGAGCGAACTCCAGGCGATCATCGCCGCAGCGCAATCATTGCGCTCCATCCCGCCCCACGAACTCGAAGCGCTCGTCAACGAGTTCGAGGATCTCTTCACCGAAGGTGCGGGCCTGATGGACAATGCCCGGGCGATCGAGAGCATTCTGGAAGAAGGGCTGACCCCGGACGAGGTCGACGGCCTGCTCGGCCGCCGAGCCACCTTCCAATCCTACGAAGCCAATATCTGGGATCGTCTGCAGGAATGCGACCCGGTTCTCGTCGCCCAGTCGCTCGCCAAGGAACACCCGCAGACAATTGCCTACGTCCTGTCGATGATGCCATCGAGCTTCGGCGCCAAGGTGCTATTGCAACTTTCGGAAACGCAACGACCGGATATCCTCAACCGCGCCGTCAACATAAAGAACGTGAGCCCGAAGGCGGCCGGCATCATCGAAGCGCGCGTGATGGAAATGATCGACGAGATGGAAGCCGAGCGCAACTCGCCCGGACCGGCCAAGATCGCCGAGGTCATGAACGAACTCGAAAAGGGACAGGTGGACACGCTGCTCGCCTCGCTCGAAACGATCAGCACCGACTCGGCCAAAAGGGTCCGGCCGAAGATCTTCCTCTTCGACGACATTCTCTTCATGCCGCAAAGAAGCCGCGTGCAACTGTTCAACGATGTCTCCACCGACATCATCACGATGGCGCTTCGCGGCTCGGCGCCGGAACTGCGCGAATCGATTCTCGCGTCGATCGGCGCCCGTCAGCGCCGCATGATCGAATCGGACTTGGCTGTCGGCGATGCGGGCATCAACCCCCGCGACATCGCGATCGCCAGACGGTCGATCACGCAGGAGGCGATCCGCCTCGCCGCCAGCGGACAGCTGGAGCTCAAGGAAGCGGAGGCCGCCTGA
- the visN gene encoding transcriptional regulator VisN, which produces MDISQAGAVWPLQTAAPHRGGREVSREQLIRRLAETAERGGFANALATLTDYVGATHYLLARHELSQDGGLDSVVCSDWPFDVVRRLAGIVVGLNAKTTELEKCLTVLQPCFHTMPDDIDLPRGVSREYCAIVFNVGRARFSLMLLFPADVILSREGLRDIALLAAYIASLKTSVDARHERECELTEREIECLFWIAEGKTSDEIAVILGISRNTINNYITSVMRKTATRTRSEAIAHAVRNNLV; this is translated from the coding sequence ATGGACATTTCGCAGGCAGGGGCCGTCTGGCCTTTGCAGACGGCGGCGCCGCATAGAGGCGGTCGGGAAGTTTCAAGAGAACAATTGATCCGGCGACTCGCCGAAACCGCCGAACGCGGGGGTTTCGCAAACGCACTTGCGACGCTGACGGATTATGTTGGTGCGACCCACTATCTGCTTGCGCGCCACGAGCTTTCCCAGGACGGCGGGCTTGACAGCGTCGTCTGCTCCGATTGGCCGTTTGACGTCGTGCGACGGCTGGCGGGAATCGTCGTGGGCCTGAACGCCAAGACGACCGAGCTTGAGAAGTGCCTCACGGTACTGCAGCCGTGCTTTCACACGATGCCGGACGATATAGACCTGCCTCGCGGGGTCAGCCGGGAATACTGCGCCATTGTTTTCAACGTCGGACGAGCGCGGTTCTCGCTCATGCTCCTGTTCCCCGCGGACGTCATCCTGTCGCGGGAGGGATTGCGCGATATCGCGCTGCTTGCCGCCTATATCGCAAGCCTCAAGACCAGCGTCGACGCACGGCATGAGCGCGAATGCGAATTGACCGAGCGCGAAATCGAATGCCTGTTCTGGATCGCCGAAGGAAAGACAAGCGACGAGATCGCCGTCATTCTCGGGATATCCCGCAACACCATCAACAACTACATCACCAGCGTGATGCGAAAGACTGCAACGCGAACGAGGTCGGAAGCGATCGCCCATGCCGTTCGCAACAATCTAGTTTAG
- the flhB gene encoding flagellar biosynthesis protein FlhB yields MSEDQDKDSKTEAPSEKKLSDAADKGNVPFSREVTVFASTLAIYIFVVFFLSDGAVSVAEALKDIFEQPEAWRLETSTDVVALISHIILKSAALLVPIFVLLIIFGVGSSIFQNLPRPVLDRIQPKMNRISPAAGFKRIYGVQGLVEFGKSLFKIVVVSTIVVLVLWNDYFAALDLMFSDPVMIFTAMTSDLKQIMIVVLLATAVLAIVDLFWTRHHWYTELMMTKQEVKEELKQSQGDPIVKSRLRSIQRDRARKRMISSVPRATLVIANPTHYAVALRYVREENEAPVVVAMGQDLVALKIRELAEKNGIPVFEDPPLARSMFAQVSVDSVIPPVFYKAVAELIHRVYAAQPQQKRVT; encoded by the coding sequence ATGTCGGAAGATCAGGACAAAGACAGCAAGACCGAGGCGCCATCGGAGAAAAAGCTCTCCGATGCCGCCGACAAGGGCAACGTCCCATTTTCGCGCGAAGTGACGGTGTTCGCCTCGACGCTCGCGATCTATATCTTCGTCGTGTTCTTTTTGTCGGATGGGGCGGTCAGCGTCGCGGAGGCTCTCAAGGACATCTTCGAGCAGCCGGAAGCCTGGCGGCTGGAGACATCGACCGACGTCGTCGCGCTGATTTCGCACATCATCCTGAAATCGGCGGCGCTGCTCGTCCCGATCTTCGTGCTGCTCATCATCTTCGGCGTCGGATCGTCGATCTTCCAGAACCTCCCCCGTCCGGTTCTTGATCGCATTCAGCCGAAGATGAACCGCATATCGCCGGCGGCCGGCTTCAAGCGCATCTACGGCGTGCAGGGATTGGTCGAATTCGGCAAGTCCTTGTTCAAGATCGTCGTCGTTTCGACCATCGTGGTCCTCGTTCTGTGGAACGATTATTTCGCCGCGCTCGATCTGATGTTCTCCGATCCTGTGATGATTTTCACGGCAATGACGTCCGACCTCAAACAGATCATGATCGTCGTCCTCTTGGCGACTGCCGTGCTTGCGATCGTCGACCTCTTCTGGACCCGGCATCATTGGTACACGGAATTGATGATGACGAAGCAGGAGGTAAAGGAGGAGCTGAAGCAGTCCCAGGGCGACCCGATCGTCAAGTCGCGGTTGCGCTCGATCCAGCGTGACCGGGCGCGCAAGCGCATGATTTCCTCGGTGCCGCGCGCCACATTGGTGATCGCCAACCCGACGCACTACGCCGTCGCCCTGCGTTATGTCCGCGAAGAGAACGAGGCACCGGTCGTGGTCGCCATGGGCCAGGACCTGGTCGCGCTCAAGATCCGTGAACTTGCCGAAAAAAACGGCATTCCGGTCTTCGAGGATCCGCCGCTTGCGCGCTCCATGTTTGCACAAGTCTCGGTGGATAGTGTTATTCCACCGGTGTTTTACAAGGCAGTCGCCGAACTTATTCACCGGGTTTATGCAGCTCAGCCGCAACAAAAACGGGTGACGTGA
- the fliF gene encoding flagellar basal-body MS-ring/collar protein FliF, which yields MNLFDQFSTFTKNLGSLGQSKLIALAVAGIVAVGFVLAAGIYVNRPSFETLYVGLERSDVTQISIALAEANIDFDVGSDGGSIQVPVGMTGKARLLLAERGLPSSANAGYELFDNVGSLGLTSFMQEVTRVRALEGEIARTIQQISGIAAARVHIVMPERGSFRKADQTPTASVMIRASATVGRGAASSIRHLVASSVPGLDVDDVTILDSTGQLLASGDDPANSALTQSLGVVQNVQTDLEKKIDNALAPFLGMDNFRTSVTATLNTDAQQIQETVFDPESRVERSTRVTKEEQKSSQQQPDNAATVQQNVPQAAPRGGAGPQSSDEAAKKEEQTNYEINSKTIATVKNSYSVERLSIAVVVNRGRLAAMVGEPADQVKIDAYLQEMQKIVSSAAGVDANRGDVVTLNAMDFVETQLLDQPVAGPGVMEMLTRNLGGIINSLAFVAVAFLVVWMGMRPLARQMGFGGKAGQLESEAAGLELPDFSPVGAGAGGALMEGFGADFGFDSTDDLLNLGEEGNFNRRVKEGPERRLARMVEISEERAAKILRKWALDRAA from the coding sequence ATGAATCTGTTCGATCAATTCTCGACGTTCACGAAAAACCTCGGCAGTCTGGGGCAAAGTAAACTGATCGCGCTCGCCGTAGCCGGTATCGTTGCGGTCGGGTTCGTCCTTGCCGCCGGCATCTACGTCAACAGGCCTTCTTTTGAGACGCTCTATGTCGGCCTTGAGCGCAGCGATGTGACCCAGATCAGCATTGCGCTCGCCGAAGCGAACATCGATTTCGATGTCGGGTCCGATGGCGGCAGCATCCAGGTTCCGGTCGGGATGACCGGCAAGGCCCGCCTGTTGCTTGCTGAACGCGGTCTGCCCAGCAGCGCCAATGCCGGTTACGAACTCTTCGACAATGTCGGCTCGCTAGGCCTCACCTCCTTCATGCAGGAAGTGACGCGCGTTCGTGCGCTTGAAGGCGAAATTGCCCGGACCATCCAGCAGATTTCCGGCATCGCCGCCGCACGCGTGCACATTGTGATGCCGGAGCGCGGAAGCTTCCGCAAAGCCGACCAGACGCCGACGGCGTCGGTGATGATTCGCGCGAGCGCAACGGTCGGCCGCGGTGCCGCGTCCTCGATCCGCCATCTCGTCGCATCGTCCGTACCGGGGCTCGATGTCGACGACGTCACCATCCTCGACTCGACTGGGCAGCTTCTCGCCTCCGGCGATGACCCGGCGAACAGCGCGCTCACCCAGTCGCTCGGCGTCGTCCAGAATGTCCAGACGGATCTCGAAAAGAAGATCGACAATGCGCTCGCACCGTTCCTCGGCATGGACAACTTTCGCACGAGCGTGACGGCGACGCTCAACACCGATGCGCAACAGATCCAGGAAACCGTCTTCGACCCCGAGTCGCGTGTCGAGCGCTCGACCCGCGTGACCAAGGAAGAGCAGAAGTCCAGCCAGCAGCAGCCGGACAATGCCGCGACCGTGCAGCAGAACGTGCCCCAGGCCGCACCGCGCGGCGGCGCCGGTCCGCAGTCCAGCGACGAGGCGGCAAAGAAGGAAGAGCAGACCAACTACGAGATCAACAGCAAGACGATCGCCACCGTCAAGAACAGCTATTCTGTCGAGCGGCTGTCGATCGCCGTCGTCGTCAACCGCGGTCGTCTCGCGGCGATGGTGGGAGAACCGGCTGATCAGGTAAAGATCGACGCGTATCTCCAGGAAATGCAGAAGATCGTCTCGTCGGCCGCTGGTGTCGACGCAAACCGCGGCGACGTCGTCACGCTGAACGCGATGGATTTCGTCGAGACGCAACTCCTGGACCAGCCGGTGGCCGGCCCGGGCGTCATGGAAATGCTGACGCGCAATCTCGGCGGCATCATCAACTCGCTTGCCTTCGTTGCCGTCGCCTTCCTGGTTGTCTGGATGGGCATGCGGCCGCTCGCTCGCCAGATGGGTTTCGGCGGCAAGGCAGGCCAGTTGGAAAGCGAGGCGGCAGGCCTCGAACTGCCCGACTTCTCGCCGGTCGGTGCCGGTGCCGGGGGTGCGCTCATGGAAGGCTTCGGTGCGGACTTCGGCTTCGACAGCACCGACGACCTGCTCAACCTCGGCGAGGAGGGCAACTTCAACCGGCGCGTCAAGGAAGGACCGGAACGGCGGCTTGCCCGCATGGTGGAGATCAGCGAGGAACGCGCGGCGAAGATCCTGCGCAAATGGGCCCTCGATCGCGCCGCCTGA
- the visR gene encoding transcriptional regulator VisR, whose amino-acid sequence MVHFVTGGRPDDDGRLGRNGRAARAATLVTRLQAMQRQINAKNFAVLRVNGRGTAAARKLTCVLHNWGAACEANARDLVGVYGEELLAHLDRSLLPILWDGLGEHQAAEAADFRPFAQRLTGRKLAYSGIAFPVRLGAQGNGYVVFTGSYIDASSEQVVDLHAHSCHIMTDLLAADERRLFQAEALSDREIACLQMAGDGHISEEIAEKMGLSVHTVNAYLGAATTKLDSVNRIQAIAKAIRLGYIA is encoded by the coding sequence ATGGTTCATTTCGTCACAGGTGGTCGCCCCGACGACGATGGCCGACTGGGCAGGAATGGGCGAGCTGCGCGTGCAGCGACGCTGGTCACACGGCTGCAGGCGATGCAGCGGCAGATCAACGCGAAGAATTTCGCTGTCCTGCGCGTAAACGGCAGAGGTACGGCTGCGGCGCGCAAGCTAACCTGCGTGCTTCACAATTGGGGTGCCGCGTGTGAGGCGAACGCCCGCGATCTCGTCGGCGTCTATGGCGAAGAACTGCTCGCACATCTCGATCGTTCTCTGCTGCCGATCCTCTGGGATGGTCTTGGTGAGCACCAGGCCGCCGAAGCCGCCGATTTCCGCCCGTTCGCGCAACGGCTGACGGGGCGAAAACTCGCCTATTCGGGAATAGCCTTTCCGGTCCGGCTCGGCGCCCAGGGCAACGGCTATGTCGTCTTTACCGGCAGCTATATCGATGCATCCAGCGAGCAGGTCGTCGATCTGCACGCGCACAGCTGCCACATCATGACGGATCTGCTTGCGGCAGACGAAAGGCGGCTGTTTCAAGCGGAAGCACTCAGCGATCGCGAGATCGCCTGCCTGCAGATGGCCGGCGACGGCCACATCAGCGAGGAAATCGCCGAGAAGATGGGCCTCTCCGTGCACACGGTGAACGCCTATCTCGGGGCGGCGACGACGAAGCTCGATTCCGTCAATCGCATCCAGGCGATCGCCAAGGCCATACGCCTTGGCTATATCGCCTGA